In Carassius auratus strain Wakin unplaced genomic scaffold, ASM336829v1 scaf_tig00022400, whole genome shotgun sequence, a single window of DNA contains:
- the LOC113077367 gene encoding uncharacterized protein LOC113077367 has product MNNIPHSFTGGKVVKMKLFLNTLAVTLFLLDHGVFGVETNRASVKEGDSVTLHTGVQTDQQEDIKWYFSSNRIAQISGDLSYICTDDQCVGTERFRDRLKLDNQTGSLTITNITNTDSGLYKLVVISNSSSEKIFDVSVTGVSAAEREEVKEGESVTLDPGETKHPNDVMTWYFNDILIAEITGDQSKICRDDQCDERFRERMKLDHQTGSLTITNTRTTDSGLYHLQINSSSSSFSFKRVKSFSVSVTDSGLSSAAAAGVCAAVVLLMAAAGCFIVVYRRRRRYRQAAQNKDGDDPKEIPSSYGMPLNQTQA; this is encoded by the exons ATGAATAATATTCCGCATTCGTTTACCGGGGGGAAAGTGGTGAAAATGAAACTTTTCCTAAATACACTCGCAGTGACTTTGTTTTTACTCGACCATG gtgtgtttggtgttgaGACAAACAGAgcgtcagtgaaggagggagattcagtcactctacacactggtgtTCAAACAGACCAACAAGAAGATATTAAATGGTATTTCAGTAGCAATCGCATCGCTCAAATCAGTGGAGATCTCAGTTATATCTGTACAGATGATCAGTGTGTAGgcactgagagattcagagacagactgaagctggacaatcagactggatctctgaccatcacaaacatcacaaacacagactctggactttataaactagtGGTAATCAGCAACAGCAGCAGTGAAAAGATCTTTGATGTTTCTGTCACTG gtgtttctgcTGCTGAACGAGAAgaagtgaaggagggagaatctgtcactttagatcctgGTGAAACTAAACACCCAAATGATGTGATGAcgtggtattttaatgacattctcatcgctgaaatcactggagatcagagtaagatctgtagagatgatcagtgtgatgagagattcagagagagaatgaagctggatcatcagactggatctctgaccatcacaaacaccagaaccacagactctggactttatcatCTACAgatcaacagcagcagcagcagcttcagTTTTAAGAGGGTCAAGAGTTTCAGTGTCTCTGTCACTG ATTCAGGTCTGTCTTCAGCTGCTGCAGCAGGAGTATGTGCTGCTGTTGTTCTGCTGATGGCTGCAGCTGGATGTTTTATTGTGGTTTACCGTCGCCGCAGAAGATACAGACAAG